A single window of Theropithecus gelada isolate Dixy chromosome 9, Tgel_1.0, whole genome shotgun sequence DNA harbors:
- the RUFY2 gene encoding RUN and FYVE domain-containing protein 2 isoform X4, translating into MATKDPTAVERANLLNMAKLSIKGLIESALSFGRTLDSDYPPLQQFFVVMEHCLKHGLKVRKSFLSYNKTIWGPLELVEKLYPEAEEIGASVRDLPGLNEFYEYHALMMEEEGAVIVGLLVGLNVIDANLCVKGEDLDSQVGVIDFSMYLKNEEDIGNKERNVQIAAILDQKNYVEELNRQLNSTVSSLHSRVDSLEKSNTKLIEELAIAKNNIIKLQEENHQLRSENKLILMKTQQHLEVTKVDVETELQTYKHSRQGLDEMYNEARRQLRDESQLRQDVENELAVQVSMKHEIELAMKLLEKDIHEKQDTLIGLRQQLEEVKAINIEMYQKLQGSEDGLKEKNEIIARLEEKTNKITAAMRQLEQSDNDLLTQTRTIAMSLVKCASSDTQDQYKLVKDISF; encoded by the exons atgg CTACAAAAGACCCCACAGCTGTAGAGAGAGCAAACTTGTTAAACATGGCTAAACTGAGTATCAAAGGACTCATTGAATCTGCCCTGAGCTTTGGCCGCACTTTGGATTCTGATTATCCCCCCTTGCAGCAATTCTTTGTTGTTATGGAACATTGCCTGAAACACGGTCTTAAAG TAAGAAAATCATTTTTGAGTTATAACAAAACCATCTGGGGCCCTTTGGAACTGGTGGAGAAGTTGTACCCAGAAGCAGAGGAAATAGGAGCCAGTGTCCGGGATCTGCCTGGTCTGAA tgAGTTTTATGAGTATCATGCACTAATGATGGAAGAAGAAGGAGCAGTAATTGTTGGGCTGCTCGTTGGCCTGAATGTGATCGATGCTAATCTGTGTGTGAAGGGAGAGGATTTAGACTCACAA GTTGGAGTGAttgatttttctatgtatttaaagAATGAAGAAGATATTGGAAATAAAGAAAG GAATGTTCAAATTGCTGCCATATTGGACCAAAAGAATTATGttgaagaattaaatagacaACTGAA cAGCACAGTCAGCAGCCTCCATTCAAGAGTTGATTCATTAGAAAAGTCAAATACTAAGCTGATTGAAGAG TTAGCAATAGCAAAGAATAACATCATTAAACTCCAAGAAGAAAATCATCAATTACGAAgtgaaaataaattgattttaatgAAAACACAGCAGCACCTAGAG gTTACCAAagtagatgtggaaactgagctTCAAACATATAAGCATTCTCGTCAGGGGCTAGATGAAATGTACAATGAAGCCAGAAGGCAGCTTCGAGATGAATCTCAGTTACGACAA GATGTAGAGAATGAGCTAGCAGTACAAGTTAGTATGAAGCATGAGATTGAACTTGCCATGAAGTTGCTGGAGAAAGATATCCATGAGAAACAAGATACTCTGATAGGCCTTCGACAACAGCTAGAGGAAGTTAAAGCAATTAACATAGAGATGTATCAAAAGTTGCAG gGTTCTGAAGAtggcttgaaagaaaaaaatgaaataattgccCGACTAGaagaaaaaaccaacaaaattacTGCAGCCATGAGGCAGCTGGAACAAAG TGATAACGATTTGTTAACTCAAACTAGGACAATTGCAATGTCATTGGTGAAATGTGCCAGCAGTGACACGCAGGACCAGTACAAGCTGGTCAAAGATATATCTTTCTGA
- the RUFY2 gene encoding RUN and FYVE domain-containing protein 2 isoform X5, which produces MVRKSFLSYNKTIWGPLELVEKLYPEAEEIGASVRDLPGLKTPLGRARAWLRLALMQKKMADYLRCLIIQRDLLSEFYEYHALMMEEEGAVIVGLLVGLNVIDANLCVKGEDLDSQVGVIDFSMYLKNEEDIGNKERNVQIAAILDQKNYVEELNRQLNSTVSSLHSRVDSLEKSNTKLIEELAIAKNNIIKLQEENHQLRSENKLILMKTQQHLEVTKVDVETELQTYKHSRQGLDEMYNEARRQLRDESQLRQDVENELAVQVSMKHEIELAMKLLEKDIHEKQDTLIGLRQQLEEVKAINIEMYQKLQGSEDGLKEKNEIIARLEEKTNKITAAMRQLEQSDNDLLTQTRTIAMSLVKCASSDTQDQYKLVKDISF; this is translated from the exons atgg TAAGAAAATCATTTTTGAGTTATAACAAAACCATCTGGGGCCCTTTGGAACTGGTGGAGAAGTTGTACCCAGAAGCAGAGGAAATAGGAGCCAGTGTCCGGGATCTGCCTGGTCTGAA GACCCCTCTGGGTCGAGCAAGAGCGTGGCTTCGATTAGCccttatgcaaaaaaaaatggCCGATTACTTACGTTGCTTGATTATTCAGAGGGATCTCTTAAG tgAGTTTTATGAGTATCATGCACTAATGATGGAAGAAGAAGGAGCAGTAATTGTTGGGCTGCTCGTTGGCCTGAATGTGATCGATGCTAATCTGTGTGTGAAGGGAGAGGATTTAGACTCACAA GTTGGAGTGAttgatttttctatgtatttaaagAATGAAGAAGATATTGGAAATAAAGAAAG GAATGTTCAAATTGCTGCCATATTGGACCAAAAGAATTATGttgaagaattaaatagacaACTGAA cAGCACAGTCAGCAGCCTCCATTCAAGAGTTGATTCATTAGAAAAGTCAAATACTAAGCTGATTGAAGAG TTAGCAATAGCAAAGAATAACATCATTAAACTCCAAGAAGAAAATCATCAATTACGAAgtgaaaataaattgattttaatgAAAACACAGCAGCACCTAGAG gTTACCAAagtagatgtggaaactgagctTCAAACATATAAGCATTCTCGTCAGGGGCTAGATGAAATGTACAATGAAGCCAGAAGGCAGCTTCGAGATGAATCTCAGTTACGACAA GATGTAGAGAATGAGCTAGCAGTACAAGTTAGTATGAAGCATGAGATTGAACTTGCCATGAAGTTGCTGGAGAAAGATATCCATGAGAAACAAGATACTCTGATAGGCCTTCGACAACAGCTAGAGGAAGTTAAAGCAATTAACATAGAGATGTATCAAAAGTTGCAG gGTTCTGAAGAtggcttgaaagaaaaaaatgaaataattgccCGACTAGaagaaaaaaccaacaaaattacTGCAGCCATGAGGCAGCTGGAACAAAG TGATAACGATTTGTTAACTCAAACTAGGACAATTGCAATGTCATTGGTGAAATGTGCCAGCAGTGACACGCAGGACCAGTACAAGCTGGTCAAAGATATATCTTTCTGA